ATGACCAGCACTCCGTACTCCGCCACCGCTCCCGTCCGCACGCTCAGCGTCACGAGCTTCGCCTTCGGCCTCGCCTCCATCGTCTTCGGCTGGACCTTCGTCGCCCCGATCGCCGGCCTCGTCATCGGCGTGCTGGCGCTGCGCCGCGAGCCGCTCGGCCGCACCTTCGCGATCTGGGGCATCGTGCTCAACGCCATCATGCTGGCCGGCGTGATCGTCGGCCTGCTGTTCGCGGCGATCGGGCTCGGCATCGGCTTCGCGTTCCTCCCGCTCGCGTTCCTCTGAGCGGGGCATCGGGCGCCCGGCTCCGTCCCTCCTGCGACAATGGAGGGATGGAACCGACCCCTCTCGTCCGCCCCCGCAGCTTCGTCGTCCGCGGCCGCAAGACCGAGGCGCAGACGCGCGCGATCGACGAGCTCTGGCCCTCCTTCGGGCTGGAGTTCACCGGTGAGCCGCTCGACCTCGACGCCGCCTTCGGCCGCCGGGCGCCGCGCGTGGTCGAGATCGGCTTCGGCAACGGCGAGAACCTGCTGACCCTCGCCGAGCGGCACCCCGACCGCGACTTCGTCGGCATCGAGGTGCACGGGGCGGGCATCGGGCGGGTGCTCGGCGCCATGCGCGACCGCGGGCTGACGAACATCCGCATCGTCCGGCACGACGCCGTCGAGGTGTTCGAGACCGGCCTGCGGCCCGGCAGCATCGACGAGATCCTGATCTTCTTCCCCGACCCGTGGCCCAAGGCGCGACACCACCGCCGCCGCCTCGTCCAGCCGGAGTTCGGGAGGCTGCTGGTGCGTGCCATCGCCCCGACCGGTGTGCTGCGCCTCGCCACCGACTGGGAGCCGTACGCGGAGCACATGATCGAGGTGCTCGACGCGGAGCCCGGCCTCGCGAACGCCGCCGGTGCCGACCGGT
The sequence above is a segment of the Leifsonia williamsii genome. Coding sequences within it:
- the trmB gene encoding tRNA (guanosine(46)-N7)-methyltransferase TrmB, which gives rise to MEPTPLVRPRSFVVRGRKTEAQTRAIDELWPSFGLEFTGEPLDLDAAFGRRAPRVVEIGFGNGENLLTLAERHPDRDFVGIEVHGAGIGRVLGAMRDRGLTNIRIVRHDAVEVFETGLRPGSIDEILIFFPDPWPKARHHRRRLVQPEFGRLLVRAIAPTGVLRLATDWEPYAEHMIEVLDAEPGLANAAGADRFVPRPEDRPVTKFERRGERLGHAIFDLEYRPRT